DNA from Streptomyces sp. NBC_01476:
ATGGAAGTCACGGATCGTTCGCGACCGTGCTAACCCGGTCTGGCTCCTCCCCCCCCGAGTCAGATCGTGGGGACGACCCCCGCTCTCCCCCCCGGCGGGGGTCGTCGCATATCCGGACACGTGTTGCCCCTCTTGGCCGTGTCCACCGCCGCTGTAGTACATGCCGGTCTCCCTCGCGCTCGTTCGTATGTGTGTGCCCTTCCATGTGTATGACGCGGTGACCGACCGTAATCGATTCCGTCCGGAGTGGAACTCACCCGTCCGAGTGGCGAAGTTATCCACAAAGGCCGAGTTGTCCACAGATTCCGACCGAGACCGTCTCAATTCCTCGCACTGTCCCAAGCTGATCGCAGGCGAAGCACACCGTGCTCGCAACTCACGCGACGGGGGACAGCGAAATGACAGGAACCACCAAGGCCGACCGGTTGCCCTCTCCGGCAGAGCGGATCGGCGGACCGCTGATTGTCACTGAGGACGAAAGTCTGCTGGACGATCTGCTGCGACTGTGCGCCGCCGCCGGTACGGAACCGGAAGTGGTCTTCACCGGCCCGCCACGGGCGACGAGTTGGGACGAAGCACCGCTCATCCTGGTCGGAGCGGAAGCTTCCGGAAGAGTGCGGGGAGCGCCCCGCCGCAAGGGCGTGCTGCTTGTCGGACGGGATCTCGACGACCCGGAGGTCTGGCGCCGCGGCGTCGGCATCGGGGCCGACCATGTGCTCTTCCTGCCCGACGCCGAGAGCTGGCTGGTCGACCGGATCGCCGACATCGCCGAGGGCGCCTGCGAACCCGCACTGACCATCGGTGTGGTGGGAGGCCGTGGCGGCGCCGGCGCCAGCACCCTGGCCTGCGCTCTTGCCGTGACCGCGGCCCGCACCGGCCGGCGCACCATGCTCATCGACGGCGATCCGCTCGGCGGCGGCCTCGACATCCTGCTCGGCGCGGAACGCACCGGCGGCCTGCGCTGGCCCGACCTCGCCGACTCTCGCGGGCGGGTCAACAGCGGGGCGCTGGAGGAGTCCCTGCCCCGGCTCGACTCGCTCAGCGTGCTCAGCTGGGACCGCGGCGACTCCGTGCTCATCCCACCGCAGGCCATGCGCTCGGTGCTCGGCGCCGCCCGGCGGCGCGGCGGAGTGGTGGTGGTCGACCTCCCCCGTCGGGTGGACGAGGCCGTAGCGGAGACACTGGCCCAGATCGACGTCGGACTGCTGGTCGTCCCCGCCGAGTTGCGGGCGGTGGCCGCCGCCACCCGGGTGGCATCCGCGATCGGCATGGTGCTCAAGGACCTCCGGGTCGTCGCGCGCGGTCCGTTCGACTCCGGGCTCCGCGACCGCGAGATCGCCCGTCTGGTCGGACTCCCGCTCGCCGGCGATCTGCCACCGGAGCCGGCCCTCGCCGACGCGCTGTCCGGGAGCGAACCGCCGGGTTCCTCAGGGCGCGGCCCCCTCGCCCGCTTCTGCGGCGCCTTCCTCGCGCAGGCACTGCCGAACAGCGGGAGCGTGCCGGTATGACCGCGGAACTCCTCGACGCCGTGCGGCTGCACCTCGCCGAGCACGGCGGCGAACCGACCCCCGCACGGGTGGCCGCGGCGCTGCGCGCCCGGGGACGGCTGCTCGGCGACGCCGAAGTCCTCGACGTGGTCGCCGCGTTGCGCTCCGAACTCGTCGGCGCCGGACCGCTGGAACCGCTGCTGGCCGATCCCGAGGTCACCGACATCCTCGTCAACGCGCCCGATCAGGTGTGGATCGACCGGGGCCGCGGCCTCGAACGCAGCAGTATCACTTTCACCGACACCGCCGCGGTGCGAAGGCTCGCCCAGCGCCTTGCCACCACGGCCGGACGGCGGCTGGACGACGCCCGGCCCTGGGTCGACGCCCGGCTGCCCGACGGCACCCGGCTGCACGCCGTGCTCCCGCCGGTGGTCGTCGGCTCCCCATGCCTCTCGCTGCGGGTGGTGCGGTCCCGCGCCTTCACGCTCGCCGAACTCGTCACCGCGGGGACCCTGGACACCGAGACCGCCGCACTGCTGCGGGCGGTGCTCGACGCCCGGCTGTCGTTCCTGATCAGCGGCGGCACCGGCTGTGGCAAGACGACACTGCTCAGTTGTCTGCTCGGCCTGGTCGACCCGGCGGCGCGCATCGTGCTCGCCGAGGACTCCGCGGAGCTGCGCCCTGACCACCCCCACGTGATCCGGCTGGAGGCCAGGCCCGCCAACCAGGAGGGCGCCGGGCAGGTCACCCTCCGGGACCTGGTGCGGCAGGCACTGCGGATGCGTCCCGACCGCTTGGTCGTCGGCGAGGTGCGCGGAAGTGAAGTGCTCGATCTCCTGGGCGCGTTGAACACCGGGCACGAGGGCGGCTGCGGCACGGTGCACGCGAATGCGGCCGCCGACGTGCCGGCCCGGCTTGAGGCGCTCGGCAGTACCGCGGGCCTTGACCGTGCCGCCCTGCACAGCCAGTTGGCGGCGGCGCTCTCCCTCGTCGTCCACCTGGTGCGGGACGGATCGGGCAGGCGGCGGCTGGCCGAACTCCACGTCCTGCGGCGGGGCACCGACGGCCTGGTCACCACTCTCCCCGCGCTCGTCCGCGACCGCCACGGCCGCACCGACCGCGGGCCCGGCTGGCAGCGGCTGGCGGACCTGTGCGCGGCGGGCGAGCGATGAGCGCCGGACCGGGCCCGGTCTCACTCACCTGGGCAGCGGCCCTGTGCCTCGCGGCGCTGCTGGTGCGGCTGCGGCATCCGGGCGGTACGGTCCGCCGCCGGGCGCTCCGGCTGGTGGATCAAGCCCGGCACAGGGGCGGGAGGCCGCCGGTGGCTCGCCTGCGGGAGTCGGCCGACCGGATCGGGCGGGCGGTGCGCGGGCGGCCCGAGGTGCTGTGCCTGCCAGTGGGTCTGGTGCTGGGGGTGGCGACCGGTTCGCCGCTGCCGGTGGCCGTCGGTGCAGGAGGCGTGCCGCTGGTGGGACGAGTCTTGCGGAGACGGGCCGAACGGGCCGCCGCCGAGCGCGGGACGGTCGCGGTGGGCGCGCTCTGCGGCACGGTCGCGGGTGACCTGAGAGCCGGACGTCCGCCGCACATGGCGCTGGCCGATGCGGTGGAGTCGGCCGGATGGGCCCGGGTTCCCGAACTCGCCGGGGCCGCTGGTCTGTTGGTGTCGGCGGCACGTTTCGGCGGCGATGTTCCCCAAGCGCTGCGGGCCGCCTCGCGGGTCCACGAGGGCACCCGGGGGCTCACCGCGGTCGCCGCCTGCTGGCAGGTCGCGGTGGACGGCGGGGCGGGACTGGCCGCCGCTCTGGACCGGGTGGCCGCCGCGTTGCGGGCGGAGGCCGACCAACGGGACGACCTGCGGGCCCAGTTGGCCGGTCCGCGGTCCACGGCGGTCCTGCTCGCCCTGCTGCCGCTCTTCGGACTGGTACTGGGCACCGGGCTCGGCGCCGACCCTTCGGCGGTGCTGCTGCACACGCCGCTCGGCCTCTGCTGCCTGCTGGCCGGGGCGGCCTTGGAGTGGGCAGGGCTCGCCTGGACGGCTCGGATCATCCGGGCCGCGGAGGACGGTCCCGGTGGCGCACGGGGCCACGGCCGCAAGGAGTCGGTGGAGGCCACCGGGACGCCGGCGCCGACGGGCGGGAGGGTGCCATGAGCGGCGGGCTCGGCTGGGTCGGCTGGGTTGTCCACAGCCTGGGGACGATCGGGGCGGTGCTGGCAGCCGCGACCGCGGGACTCCTGGCGGCGGGCGAGGCACGGCAGCGGGCGGGTGGTGTCCGGCGGCTGCGGAAGGCGCTGGGCGGGCCGCGCCGGCGGTGGATGAGGCCCGGACAGCGGAGAAGGCTGCCTGAGCCGCTGCGGGAGTGGGGTCCGGTGGTCGCGGCCGGGCTCGGCGTCGCGGTGCTGGCCGGTGGGCTGGTGGGTGTCCTGGCCGGTGCCGGGACGGCGTACGGGGCCAGGAGGTGGCTGAGAGGACGTCAGACGGCTGCTCAGCGCCCAGCGGACGACCGGGAGGGGGAGGACGCCGAACTCCCGCTCTGCGCCGACCTGATGGCTGCCTGCCTCGCCGCGGGCGCGACGCCGGGGGAAGCGGCGGTTGCCGTGGGGCGGTGCCTGGGCGGGGTGTTGGGCGAGGCGTTGCTGCGGGCCGCGGCGGAGTTGCGGCTCGGGGCGGAGCCGGCGGAGTGCTGGGACAGGTTCGGCCGGCTGCCCGCGGCGCGGGAGATGGGCCGCTGCCTGGCCCGGGCGGCCACCACGGGAAGTGCGCCGGTCGCCGAGATGGCCCGGTTGGCCGCCGACCGCCGGGCGGTGTGCGCCCGTTCGGCCCTCGCCCGGGCCAGGAGGGCGGCGGTCCTGGCCACCGCGCCGCTGGGCATCTGCTTCCTGCCCGCCTTCTTGCTGGTGGGCGTGGCCCCGGTGGTGATGGGGCTGGCCGGGACGGTCCTGGGGGTGCGGATGCACTGACCACGACGACGCACTGATCACGACGGCCCCGGACAGCCGCGTCGCGAGGGCGGCTTCGACCCCGCCGGTCCTCGGGGGCCGCCCGACCGCCGACCCGCCGGTCGCCCACCTCCGATGTCGGCCTGCGCCGAACCGAACCGAACCGGCCGACCGGCGCGGCGCCGGAAGCACGGCACGCAACGCGCGCACGACAGCAAAAAACGCGCACGACAGCAACGACACAGACACGCACAACACAACAGGAGGAACCCATGACGAACACGACCGAACTCCTCAGGCGCCCCAGGGACGGAAAGGCGCTGCGGGCACGACTTGCCCGCCGGCTGCGGAGGTGCCGGGCAGCGGCGGACGCGGGGATGAGTACCGCGGAATACGCGGTCGGGACTATTGCGGCGTGCGGGTTCGCGGCCGTGCTCTACAAGATCGTGACGAGCGGGCCGGTGCGGACCGCGCTCACCGGGGTGATCGAGAAGGCCCTCCATGCGCCCTTCTGAGAGCGCCGGGCGCTCCGAGCGGGTCGGCCCGCGGGGCCGGCACAGGAACCCCTTCCGGTGCCGGTGCCGGGCCCGGGGAGACAGCGGGTACGTCACGGCGGAGACCGCCGTGGTGATCCCGGTGCTGGTGGCGCTGGCCGCGCTGCTGGTGTGGGGCCTCATGGCGGGCGCCGCGCAGGTGCGGTGCGTGGACGCGGCACGGGCAGGAGCGAGAGAGGCGGCGAGGTCGGGGGAGACGGCGGCGGCCGTGCAGGCGGCCCGGGCGGCGGCGCCCGGCGGGGCGGAAGTGAGTGTCGAGCGGAGTGGGGGGATGGTGCGGGTGCGGGTCACGGTTCCGTTGCCGCGTTTCCCCGTCCCGCTCGGCTCGGAGGCCGATGCGCTGGACGAGGCGGCCCTGGAATCGGGTGCGTCCGGCCCAGGCACACCGGAGGGGGGTGCCGGGCCATGAGGCGCCGTAACGACCGGGGGTCGGCGACCATCTGGTCCCTCGGCCTGATGGGGCTGCTGATCGCTCTCTTCGCCGCGGTGCTCGCCCTGGACCGGGCAGTGATCGCCCGCCATCGCGCGGGCGGCGCGGCCGACCTGGCGGCCCTCGCGGCAGCCGACCACGCGCTCGAAGGCGAGCAGACGGCCTGCGGGCTCGCCGCCCGCGTGGCCGGCGCCCAGGGCGCCAGACTCCGCGGGTGCCAGGTGACGGGTGAGGTGGCGGATGTCGTGGCGGAGGTCGGCGGCGCGCGGGTCGCCTCACGGGCGGGCCCGTCCCTCGCCGCCGGGGCCGCCGCCGACCAACTTCTGTGGGCACCCCGAGTGGACGGGGTGACCCCCGCGACCCAAGCTGCCGGAGTCACCCG
Protein-coding regions in this window:
- the ssd gene encoding septum site-determining protein Ssd, which gives rise to MTGTTKADRLPSPAERIGGPLIVTEDESLLDDLLRLCAAAGTEPEVVFTGPPRATSWDEAPLILVGAEASGRVRGAPRRKGVLLVGRDLDDPEVWRRGVGIGADHVLFLPDAESWLVDRIADIAEGACEPALTIGVVGGRGGAGASTLACALAVTAARTGRRTMLIDGDPLGGGLDILLGAERTGGLRWPDLADSRGRVNSGALEESLPRLDSLSVLSWDRGDSVLIPPQAMRSVLGAARRRGGVVVVDLPRRVDEAVAETLAQIDVGLLVVPAELRAVAAATRVASAIGMVLKDLRVVARGPFDSGLRDREIARLVGLPLAGDLPPEPALADALSGSEPPGSSGRGPLARFCGAFLAQALPNSGSVPV
- a CDS encoding TadA family conjugal transfer-associated ATPase — encoded protein: MTAELLDAVRLHLAEHGGEPTPARVAAALRARGRLLGDAEVLDVVAALRSELVGAGPLEPLLADPEVTDILVNAPDQVWIDRGRGLERSSITFTDTAAVRRLAQRLATTAGRRLDDARPWVDARLPDGTRLHAVLPPVVVGSPCLSLRVVRSRAFTLAELVTAGTLDTETAALLRAVLDARLSFLISGGTGCGKTTLLSCLLGLVDPAARIVLAEDSAELRPDHPHVIRLEARPANQEGAGQVTLRDLVRQALRMRPDRLVVGEVRGSEVLDLLGALNTGHEGGCGTVHANAAADVPARLEALGSTAGLDRAALHSQLAAALSLVVHLVRDGSGRRRLAELHVLRRGTDGLVTTLPALVRDRHGRTDRGPGWQRLADLCAAGER
- a CDS encoding type II secretion system F family protein, with the translated sequence MSAGPGPVSLTWAAALCLAALLVRLRHPGGTVRRRALRLVDQARHRGGRPPVARLRESADRIGRAVRGRPEVLCLPVGLVLGVATGSPLPVAVGAGGVPLVGRVLRRRAERAAAERGTVAVGALCGTVAGDLRAGRPPHMALADAVESAGWARVPELAGAAGLLVSAARFGGDVPQALRAASRVHEGTRGLTAVAACWQVAVDGGAGLAAALDRVAAALRAEADQRDDLRAQLAGPRSTAVLLALLPLFGLVLGTGLGADPSAVLLHTPLGLCCLLAGAALEWAGLAWTARIIRAAEDGPGGARGHGRKESVEATGTPAPTGGRVP
- a CDS encoding type II secretion system F family protein, whose protein sequence is MSGGLGWVGWVVHSLGTIGAVLAAATAGLLAAGEARQRAGGVRRLRKALGGPRRRWMRPGQRRRLPEPLREWGPVVAAGLGVAVLAGGLVGVLAGAGTAYGARRWLRGRQTAAQRPADDREGEDAELPLCADLMAACLAAGATPGEAAVAVGRCLGGVLGEALLRAAAELRLGAEPAECWDRFGRLPAAREMGRCLARAATTGSAPVAEMARLAADRRAVCARSALARARRAAVLATAPLGICFLPAFLLVGVAPVVMGLAGTVLGVRMH
- a CDS encoding DUF4244 domain-containing protein, producing the protein MTNTTELLRRPRDGKALRARLARRLRRCRAAADAGMSTAEYAVGTIAACGFAAVLYKIVTSGPVRTALTGVIEKALHAPF
- a CDS encoding TadE family type IV pilus minor pilin: MRPSESAGRSERVGPRGRHRNPFRCRCRARGDSGYVTAETAVVIPVLVALAALLVWGLMAGAAQVRCVDAARAGAREAARSGETAAAVQAARAAAPGGAEVSVERSGGMVRVRVTVPLPRFPVPLGSEADALDEAALESGASGPGTPEGGAGP